The Mycobacterium seoulense genome has a window encoding:
- a CDS encoding GNAT family N-acetyltransferase, which produces MIHALAEFEKAADHCTVTENQIAAALFGDAPTVLGHVAEVDGQIAAMALWFLNFSTWDGVAGIYLEDLFVRPRFRRRGLARALLAALAAECLDKGYTRLSWAVLNWNADAITLYDAVGGEPQREWTTYRVSGPRLAELAESR; this is translated from the coding sequence ATGATCCACGCACTGGCCGAATTCGAAAAGGCCGCCGACCACTGCACGGTCACCGAAAACCAAATCGCGGCGGCGCTTTTCGGTGACGCGCCGACGGTATTAGGGCATGTCGCTGAAGTCGACGGCCAGATCGCCGCGATGGCGTTGTGGTTTCTCAACTTCTCCACGTGGGACGGCGTGGCGGGCATCTACCTCGAAGACCTGTTCGTGCGGCCGCGGTTCCGCCGCCGTGGCCTGGCCCGCGCGCTGCTGGCGGCGCTGGCGGCCGAATGCCTCGACAAGGGCTACACGCGGTTGTCTTGGGCCGTGCTGAACTGGAACGCCGATGCCATCACGCTGTACGACGCCGTCGGCGGCGAACCGCAGCGCGAGTGGACCACCTATCGGGTGTCCGGTCCGCGATTGGCCGAGCTGGCGGAGTCGCGCTGA
- a CDS encoding chorismate-binding protein produces MGGSIRCAQLSADRRTALARSGGGIVAESDPDAEVAETTTKFATILNALDVEH; encoded by the coding sequence CTGGGTGGTTCCATCCGCTGCGCGCAACTGTCCGCGGACCGCCGCACCGCGCTCGCCCGCTCGGGTGGCGGCATCGTCGCCGAATCCGATCCCGACGCCGAAGTCGCCGAAACCACAACGAAATTCGCCACCATCCTCAACGCATTGGACGTCGAGCATTGA